The genome window aataatttatgctgatcgtgtaaaatatattaaactttgatgcattttaagtttgttgaaatgtccaaaaagtcaaataatgtggccagtgtttctaaatatgaacatgtacttctcttgttcaacatttattgacctgaccaagattatcttgacctgaccaagattatcttgacctgaccaagattatcttgacctgaccaagattatcttgacctgtccagattatcttgacctgtccagattatcttgacctgtccacattacttgatataatcgacagttgaccagactttgaacaaaagaaatacaatagataatggaacaaaagaagagggctagacgtatattttCAGATAAAATGTCAATGGTTTAGCGCTGACCGCGCTTAACACTTCATTACCCCCTTTTCTCGTGTTTCTAGAAAACTCTTAATTTTCACAGGGCCTCATGCATATTATAgacactagcgggacacccgcgcttcgcgcgggtccccgctagatgagtaaacagaagcgttcactcaaacaggaggaattactttACAGatagaccacagaattagagtcctggttctctggtttcaaTTCTGTGAGGTAGACTCATTGAAAATTCCTCATTCCTTCCGAATCCTTAGAATTTTTATCATCTTGGTAATCTCGTAACCCCATCCCGTTAAACCACAACCCCGTATCCGTAATCCATCCAAAGTAGGCCTAACTTTTTatgtccttctttctttctttttcccctCCCGTACCCTTACCAATTACGATATTTTTGTCTTCGTAGGCCTAATCCCGTTATCCCATATCCCGTACACACCATAAGCTCGAGCGCATGGCTATGCGCACGCCGCACCCGTGCGTGCAAGTCAAGTGGCGCGCGTCGTGTACGGCGACGCGCTAACGGCGCGGTTTATGCGAGACATGTGGACGCGTTGGATGGCATAGGCCGTAAACAAACAACCACTTAATAAATTTGCCCGAAAAAcccaatttttactaattttgaggccaatacttgaccgttttcaaccaaataaactttAAACACATTGTGGTATATTCTTCTATTAcccgtgtgaatttggcgacatttggatcgaaactgacagagCTTTTGACCGCACAATTTTTCTGAGTTTGAGTACCACAGCTACCCCaccaaaagcaacaaaaaaaaaatacttaagcAGTAGAGCCATTTAGACCATGGTGAATAaactaaacaatttttaaagaaaatagtgAGCGAGAGAGAAAAACAGCCTAATGCCTTGAACCAAGGCTTAAAGTAGGTTACCTGAAGTTTATTTTCAGGATCTAAATCTTTTGTGCACAAATCCATGTATTCTTCCCCGATGTGACTATATGCGATGATGCgtgcatggtttggaaacaaaatagtggGGATTATGTTAAACACCTCAACAGAAGAAAGTTCTTACTGTTTGagtcatggagctattataagatggagaggaaatagattacgtaacgcattgaaaccttgtgccgatttgaaatctgacaagctattcatcgaaaggtaccttttgtttgggacaaagggcttccaccattaaatcggtaagctgacccgacagtgtattaacgctttacctaggaggctactgtcaataagtgatcaaatgcaagtcgcgtgaaagcgcttaacggaatgaaaagtacctattgttatacataaacccaagggtgtgattgagtagccgtaagcacaaaaggcacacattagccgctaatgcatagttcgttgtcaccccactgacattaggtgcttcatttaaatacattgaatgcgcctgctggtacacatcatggctgccatgtctataatggtattaaatagctacgtcccgggagctacgtatacatgtaacatataataagtataccggtataggcctatataaaagttgttttacaaattgagattttattttattttattttaagaaggagaatgtcataatcagtggcgtactgaaggggggcagctcttctgtgagaggtcttgggagggatgaggttgaaggagggatatgaagaatgagagggactggaggaagagagaaaaaagaagaaataaagagaaataaataaatagacgtaaataaataaaaaggtaaggaaaatgataggaatgagaggggacaaaacgtaagaggggatggagaagggaagggagataagaagagggagtgatactttagcaagtacagagaaaggaaaagaaatgaatgacaaataaatgtaggccttataataattattatagaaactaaacacagcccccccccccgcccacacaccccacacacccacacacaggcctaacactaacagcactataggcagccattcgatgatgccaatgcctttatgcgttacgtatttaaaacgcccagtcagatgtattttacacctgccaagcacaagtcacccaatttcgaaaattggacgttgaatgtacactctcatgaatattgattggcaacattttccaatatgtcagcgctcaaatcggacacaatagaacaatagaccattcagtgcgttggtttgagtggtcataaaataaaataatttataacaCAATAAAGTAAACCAAATTATGATCAAATGCAATTGGTTACGCTTGCCAAAAAAGAAGTAAATATCGTATAATATGATCAACTTCGAAATCTCTAAGGCGTTACTAAAAGACTTTAAGGTAACTTAAGTCAAAAATGAGTTACTAAAAtgcctgatttttaaaaatctccaaaACTGGAGGGGAACCTCCCCCCACCCATCCCCGCAAGCTCATAACAGCTGGTTGATCATCGAGACTTTACATTcaccaacgtgcagtgacttttttctcctaaaatagcccctgctttgtgtacaaatcaatttggcatgcaatggagcaaactgcaacttttgaatttgcatcgattgcgatcgttgtgtctttatttcttgaacgttttcaacgaataaggtcttaaattcgagctaaaagatgcagctattggctgctggttgcaATTATTATATATCCGTCTTTGTTTAACATAACTGgtgccttaattcttttgcttactgtattataTTAATGTGTCATTCACATTCTTGAGTTTCCCAAGGGTGAAAGATTCACACCCGAACAAAGCTCCTTCAGTACTAGCAAACAGTTGCGTAGCCAAATGTGACAAGGGTGAAAGATTCACACCCGTACAAAGCTCCTTTAGTACTAGCAAACAGTTGCGTAGCCAAATGTGACAAGGGTGAAAGATTCACACCCGTACAAAGCTCCTTCAGTACTAGCAAACAGTTGCGTAGCCAAATGTGACAAGGGTGAAAGATTCACACCCGTACAAAGCTCCTTTAGTACTAGCAAACAGTTGCGTAGCCAAATGTGACAAAGGAGAATCTTTCACCCCTTACCCTACATGAGCTTTTAGATATTGTGCCCATTTTTGTCCACACACTCCCCAAAGAGCGAAAAAGTACTAATCAGCAAATAATTTCAACTGACAAAACCATGAAGCCCGAAACTTATCCACTCTGCTACGGTAGCAGTGTGGTAGCAGTGCTACCACACCAAACATTTCTGGAGGTGAAGTTGTCTCCGGCTGACACTGAGGCATCaagtataattaaaaaaaaaaaatttgtatgaaaatatATCAGATTAGTCAAAAACGTGTTGTCAAATTATTCTTGACATTATAGTCaacaatatatattatttatttcaggCGCTTTTACAACGACACAGCCATATGCTCGCTTGACTGAGATATTTTTCACGACAAAGAATTCGCAAAAAATTCTTGAGAATAACCATGATGaataaattttattattatatttttgaaatttacttttttaaCAATAATAACACTTGTATACTACTCTACTACTATAAATTATTTTTCGAAACTAACGGCGCATTATCGCGTCACATGTTGACATTAAAAATTCATGTTGCATCGAAGTAAGGCAATAGAAAAATTCTGAAGACTAGATTTGGAATTTCCCAATATAATtttaaacacacacaaaaaagcaaCTTGATTATTAAGCTTAAACAGGAAAATTCCCATATTTGCGATATTTTCTAATTTCATTCACAATAGACTATTAATATTGAACTTCTATTATGCATTATTGAATTGAGAGAATGGGTTCACTGACTCTTGGTTTTCGATGCTCACACATACTGGTGTAACAGGGAACTACTATGGCGGACAACGAGGATTTATCCGTATCGGTAAGTGATTTTATGTTATGCAAGTGCTGTatagaaataatataaaatttagtTGACACGTTACTTTTACATGTGTATAAAATTTTCCGAATGTGaattaaaactagagcggttaccgcaccgtAGCGGAACCATGTGACTTCGGCAATATATTGTGGTATATGTCATCCGGGGTCATTTTGAGATATAGACCCAAATAGGAATAGGAATGTggtcttatgaggagtagcacaacggtggggaaattatttctaTCATATCCTGcactttgtttttctttttcatttggcATGACACTCCTTACGGAATCTTTGATGTATAGTTTTAATTTCCATCCCACTCCACAGACTCCCCTGTCCAAATTTTTTGGCCGGCACCTACTAATTTTGTGGTCGATTCGATTCTTTTAAAAGgtatcaaaatgctcagaagatcATGCTGCATTTACATTGGTTCCCCTGTTAAACTAACCACTATTATAAACATTTATCAAATAATATTCTAAACATCTAAGGTTGATATTTATTTCCTCCACAGACTGGGTATAAAGCAACAGCGTCATCTCGTCCTGAAGCACCAAAACTACAAGTATCGGATCTGGAATTTCACAAACAGCTTGGAAGGGGAAGTTACGGCATCGTGTATAAAGTAACATTTAAGACACCATACTACGATATAAACGAAGCAGCAGCAAAGTGTATTGCAGAAGTTGACATGAAAGAAGAGGCTAAGCTTATGAAGAATATCGATCATCCAAACATCGTCAAGCTTTACGACGTCTTGGATGATCGATTGGCTTCAAAGATCTTGTTACTTGAATACGCGCCAAATGGTACAGTCCGCGACTATCTTACGCAACACCAAGGATCTCAAACCCCCATCAAATTGTTGAAGAAATGGGCAAGAGAGTCTGCCCTAGCTCTACAATATCTTCATCAAAAACGGCTCCTGCATAGAGATGTGAAAGCTTCCAACGCCCTTCTGTTTGAAAGTAATGTATTAAAGCTATCGGACTTTGGACTAGCTAGAGAGATGACCTACTCAGAGACTACTTCTTCCGCCAAAGGCACGTGGCGTTACATGGCACCTGAAATCCACACAAATGATCACTTCTCCTTCAAGAGTGATATCTACGCGTATGGAATGATGGTACGGGAGATTGGCACGGGAAAACCTCCATTTGAAGATCTAGAATTGTCAGCACATGTGGTTTATAAAGTAGCCACAGTACACGCCACTCCAACTATTCCACCGGAATTCCCCGACGCACTGGGAGATCTAATATTTCGATGCTGGAACGCAAACCCAAAATATCGCCCAAGTCTAGAGGAAGCACTGGATGTGATCGATGGTAAGGAAATTATTATTGTTCCAGCTAaatatgtacgtactgtgttatgaaaatcgcgtacgcgttcgactaatatttccatcgtgataataaaacgacggttcctgcgttttatttaaaatgtcggttttgacaaaactacatgaGAAGACTTGACTTTTGCACGGAAAGTTAGTTttataaagtacattataatcgtgtaaaaacagaattttgaaaaatattgagggcgtcctcctcagcttGTTACAATAAGGCTGTAACCTACTTTGGGTAAACTTTGTCCAACTTTGCCCAAAAATTGTTGGTAaagtttttgcatattaatttagCCAGTTGATATTTGCGATTTGACGgtttttacattgttttaaataaaattacaacATATCATACGCTTAGGCTAACGCATAATTCTCAATATTTTGATACTTTAGGTTTAGCTGATGCAGTGACATACCAAAGTGAGACTGCATCGGAGTCATCAAGTTCAGACAACAGCAACAAATGGCGTCTCATCAAGGAATTCGGTAAGAAAGGGGAGGCAGAGGGCGAGTTTCGGAAAAATTGTTGTATCGCTGTATGCAACAATTCTGACGTGGTAGTTACCGAATTTCCTAAATGGCAAAAAGACAAGCACCCACCACGACGCGCATACCTATTCAGCCATGACGGTAAGTTCAAGTGCACACTCCGCTCACCAGATGACAAACCGGAGGCATGGATGGTATCTACTCGTGACGTAGCTGTTACATCACATGGccaaatcgcaatagttgatACAGAGTCTCAATACGTGAAACTTTTCAATGAGAAAGGTACGTATCTGCGTATGTTTTCTGTAGGAACAGATGAGAGACAATCCATTGAGGTACAACCATGGTCCATATCAGTTGCTTCCAATGGTGATATATTGGTGGGTTGTAGGATCAGGAAGGTGATCACCAtacatgatggtgatgatgaaaaGTTGGTCAACACTGTCAATCTCAGCATCCATCCACATTTCATGGCAACCAATAACAAGCAGTATATCTTTGTGAGTGATTGGGAAGTCAAGAAAGTTCATGCAGTAAACTATGCAGGTGATGTCATCTTCTCATTGGAAAGTTTCACTGTTGATGGGAAACCAGGTAAGCCAGCAGGTCTTACATGTGATGAGGAAAATCACGTATACATCGCTGTAAGTCAGTATGATCCAGCAAACAATCATAGCATTACTAATACTGGGCATATTCACCAGTATTCACCATGGGGTCGGTTCATGCGATGCATCATCACAAATATGTACTTTCCTCGTGGAATCACCTGGTACAATGATATAATTCATGCGGCTAATTTTACCGGTGTATCAATGTATAGCAAAGGGTAAACGCGGCAATATTGATTTACgtgtatttaaatttaaatgagcGACACTTAGCATGAAAATGCAGATACTTGAGTTCATAGATAGTTC of Amphiura filiformis chromosome 14, Afil_fr2py, whole genome shotgun sequence contains these proteins:
- the LOC140169489 gene encoding uncharacterized protein, yielding MADNEDLSVSTGYKATASSRPEAPKLQVSDLEFHKQLGRGSYGIVYKVTFKTPYYDINEAAAKCIAEVDMKEEAKLMKNIDHPNIVKLYDVLDDRLASKILLLEYAPNGTVRDYLTQHQGSQTPIKLLKKWARESALALQYLHQKRLLHRDVKASNALLFESNVLKLSDFGLAREMTYSETTSSAKGTWRYMAPEIHTNDHFSFKSDIYAYGMMVREIGTGKPPFEDLELSAHVVYKVATVHATPTIPPEFPDALGDLIFRCWNANPKYRPSLEEALDVIDGLADAVTYQSETASESSSSDNSNKWRLIKEFGKKGEAEGEFRKNCCIAVCNNSDVVVTEFPKWQKDKHPPRRAYLFSHDGKFKCTLRSPDDKPEAWMVSTRDVAVTSHGQIAIVDTESQYVKLFNEKGTYLRMFSVGTDERQSIEVQPWSISVASNGDILVGCRIRKVITIHDGDDEKLVNTVNLSIHPHFMATNNKQYIFVSDWEVKKVHAVNYAGDVIFSLESFTVDGKPGKPAGLTCDEENHVYIAVSQYDPANNHSITNTGHIHQYSPWGRFMRCIITNMYFPRGITWYNDIIHAANFTGVSMYSKG